The nucleotide window GACCCCAATGACTTCTGGGGTGCGCGAGCTTCGCAACTGATCCACTGGTTCAAACGCTGGGACAAGGTACTAGAAGCCGATGAGGTACACCATAAATACAAATGGTTTGTTGGCGGAAAACTCAATGCCTCGTTCAATTGCATAGACAGGCACCTGATCTCCGGCCGTCGCAACAAAGCCGCCATCATCTGGCAGGGCGAAAAAGAAACTGACGTGCGCTGCTACACCTATCAGATGCTCTACACCGAGGTATGCCGGGTGGCCCACGCCTTAAGCTCCCTGCGCATTCGCAAGGGCGACCATGTGGCCCTGTACATGCCCATGATTCCAGAGCTCTTCATCGCCATGCTGGCCTGCGCCCGCATCGGGGCCATCCACACGGCCATCTTCTCCGGCTACGCCGAAGGCGGCGTGCGCAGCCGCATAGAAGGCTGCAAGGCCCGCGTGGTCATTACCGCCGACGCCGCCGTGCGCGGGGGCAAATGCAAACCCCTCAAGGCCAACCTCGACCCCATCCTGGAAAAATGCCCCTCCGTAGCCCATGTGGTGGTGGTGCGCCACGCCGGGCTGGACGGCGTGACCATGCAGCGCAACCGCGACATCTGGTGGCACGACCTCATTGACGACTTCACCCTCAACCCCGACTTCCCCTGCGAACCCATGGACGCCGAAGATACCCTCTTTCTGCTCCACACCAGCGGCAGCACGGGCAAACCCACGGGCGTCATGCACGCCACGGGCGGCTACCTGACCTACGCCGCCCACACCACCCAGTGGTGCTTTGACATGCGCGACGACGACGTCTACTGGTGCACAGCCGACGCGGGCTGGATCACCGGCCATACCTACGGGGTCTACGGCCCTCTCTCCCTGGGGGCCACCACCCTCATGTTTGAGGGCATCCCCACCTGGCCCTACCCCGACCGTTACTGGCGCATTGTGGAAAACTTCCGCGTCAATATCCTCTACACCGCACCCACGGTCATCCGCTCCCTCATGCGCATGAACGAAGCCTGGACCGAACGCTACGACCTGGGCAGCCTGCGCATCCTGGGCAGCGTGGGCGAACCCATCAGCCCCGAAGTCTGGCAGTGGTACCACAAACATATCGGCAGCGGCGAACTGCCCATTGTGGATACCTGGTGGCAGACCGAAACCGGAGGCGCCATGATCGCCCCCATGCCCTACGCCACCAAACTCAAGCCAGGCTCAGCCAGCAAACCCCTGCCCGGCATCGACGCCACCGTTATGGGCTCCGCCGCCCGCGACGGCGAAGAACCCGAAGCAGGCTGCCGCGCCGGCCACCTGGTCATCCGCCGCCCCTGGCCCGGTATGATGCAGGGCGTGTTCAATGACGAGGAAAAATACCAGTCCTACTTCTCCCGCTTCGGCTGCTACGCCTCCGGCGACGCCGCAGAAGTGGACCAGGACGGCTACTTCTGGATCCTCGGCCGCATCGACGATTCCATCAACGTCTCCGGCCACCGCCTCTCCACCGCCGAAATCGAAGCCGTACTGGCCGCCTGCTCCGAAGTGGGCGAAGCCGCCGTGGTGCCCATGCCCCACCCCCTCAAGGGCGAAGGCATCTACGCCTACGTGGTCACCCGCGATGAAGTGCCCTGGAGCGCCGCCCTGCGCGTCAAACTGCGCGACGCCGTGCGCCGTGACATCGGCCCCCTGGCCAGCCCCGAACATATCCAGTTCGTGGAAGCCATGCCCAAAACCACCTCCGGCAAAATCATCCGCAGAATGCTGCGCAAAATCGCCGGGGGCCAGTACGAAGATATCGGCGACGCCACCTCTCTGGCCGAACCCCACGTGCTGGACCAGATCATCAATGGTCACCGCAACCTCATGGCAGGCCGCCACGAAACCGAAGACGAAGTGGCGGAATAAGCGCAGAACAGGCTGGATTGGCGTTCGTTGGGGGAAGGGAACTTTTGTTCACAAAAGTTCCCTTCCCTCAACACCCCCATCCTTCAAAAAACGTCACTTCCTCAGACAACGCAGCAGGCATACCCTGGCTGAAAAATGTTTTGAAACGGCTTTATACAGCGTTCCAGCAGCCTTAGCATCCCACCCATGCGGGCGGCATCTCATGCGGCGGGTTTATATCCGCTCTCACCATGCGGGGGGCGCAGATTGCCAAACTGCAGCAACGAAGTCCGGCGCAGCGTCCTTCCCCACCCATGCGGGCGGCATCTCATGCGGCGGGTTTATACCGCTCTCACCATGCGGGCGGCATCCTGGACGGCGCGG belongs to Desulfovibrio legallii and includes:
- the acs gene encoding acetate--CoA ligase, translated to MSQERITTLLNENRSYLPPEHGKTSAWVCGPAEYDALCRRALEDPNDFWGARASQLIHWFKRWDKVLEADEVHHKYKWFVGGKLNASFNCIDRHLISGRRNKAAIIWQGEKETDVRCYTYQMLYTEVCRVAHALSSLRIRKGDHVALYMPMIPELFIAMLACARIGAIHTAIFSGYAEGGVRSRIEGCKARVVITADAAVRGGKCKPLKANLDPILEKCPSVAHVVVVRHAGLDGVTMQRNRDIWWHDLIDDFTLNPDFPCEPMDAEDTLFLLHTSGSTGKPTGVMHATGGYLTYAAHTTQWCFDMRDDDVYWCTADAGWITGHTYGVYGPLSLGATTLMFEGIPTWPYPDRYWRIVENFRVNILYTAPTVIRSLMRMNEAWTERYDLGSLRILGSVGEPISPEVWQWYHKHIGSGELPIVDTWWQTETGGAMIAPMPYATKLKPGSASKPLPGIDATVMGSAARDGEEPEAGCRAGHLVIRRPWPGMMQGVFNDEEKYQSYFSRFGCYASGDAAEVDQDGYFWILGRIDDSINVSGHRLSTAEIEAVLAACSEVGEAAVVPMPHPLKGEGIYAYVVTRDEVPWSAALRVKLRDAVRRDIGPLASPEHIQFVEAMPKTTSGKIIRRMLRKIAGGQYEDIGDATSLAEPHVLDQIINGHRNLMAGRHETEDEVAE